A segment of the Deltaproteobacteria bacterium genome:
ACGGCCGCACCAAGCCATTTCTCATTTTGAGAAACTTCATATAAGTCGAGAAGACCCGCGATCATGAAAGCATAATCATCAAGATAACCATCATAACGAACCTTACCCATGCGCCAGGCTCGCCCAAGTCGTTGACCGTCCCACAGTTTCTCCATTGCGAATTCAGCGGCCTTTTGAGCACTGCGTAAGTAATCATCACGCCCCAGAACTGCTGCGCCTTTAGCGAAAGCAGAAATCATCAACCCGTTCCAGCTTGCGATAATCTTATCGTCTAAAATCGGCGGCTTTCTCGTAAGCCTCACATCGTAAAGCTTCGTCTTTGCATCATCGACTAAGTCCATCGCTTCATTGAGGCTTAAGTCCAGAGCCCTGGCGATATGGTCTAGAGGCTGCGTTACATTGAGAATCGACCGGCCTTCAAAATTGCCGCGTGCTGTGACCCCATAATAGTTTTTCACCAAGAGCGACTGCGTTTTATCTTTTAGGACATTGTCAATTTCCTGGGGCGTCCAGGTGAAGAAGAGTCCTTCTTCGTCGTGCCCATTCAGTGCAGGGCTATCAGCATCTGTTGCAGAATAGAATCCGCCACCTGAAAAAGTCATTTCTCGAGCGACATAATCCAAGGTCTCTGTTGCCACTCTGGAGAAGTCTCCCCGCCCGGTGAGCTGAAACCCTTCCAGGTAGGCAACGACCAATTGCGCGTTGTCGTAAAGCATTTTTTCAAAATGTGGGACAAGCCATTTCGCATCTACGGAGTAACGATGAAAGCCACCCCCAACCTGGTCGTACATCCCGCCTGCAGCCATTTTACTCAGAGTCGTCACATAAGCCTTAAGCGCCGACCTATCGTTACTGCGCCGGTAGTATCTTGCGAGGAATTCTAGGTTGTGGCTTCGCGGGAACTTCGGCGCACGGCCAAACCCCCCGTGAACCGAATCAAAGCTTGATACAAGAGTGTTCGCGGTCCGCACGATAGCCCCGGCATTGGGTACGCCAACGCCAGGACGGGGCTTTGAGTTTTGAACAACACGCGTCGCAATATCCTGAGCCTCCAGAACCAGTTCATTTGGATGACTCAGATACCTTTCACGGTACTCTTTAAGAATAGACAAGAAACCTCGCCGTGTACCCCTCACGCCATCCCGCGGCGGAAAGTAAGTACCACCGAAGACCGGTAATTTATCAAAGGTCATGAATACCGTCATGGGCCAACCACCCCGGCCAACCAGCATCTGCACTGCGCTCATGTAAATTTTATCCACATCGGGCCGCTCTTCGCGGTCGACCTTAATGGGAATGTAGTTGGCATTGATGTAACCGGCGATTTCCTTATCTTCGAAGGATTCACGCTCCATCACATGGCACCAATGACACGTAGAATATCCAACGCTTAAAAAGATAAGTTTTCCCTCTGCCTCGGCTCGTGCAAATGCCTCGGGCCCCCATGGATGCCAGTTCACTGGGTTGTGAGCATGTTGACGTAGATAGGGACTTTCTTGGAAGATTAATCGATTGATGTACTTCGCACTACCATCATCGTTCAGGTGGTGGGTGCGGGGAACGTAATCTTTGCCCGCCGATTTGTAGGCTTGCAGATAAGCGCTTGGGATCGAGGTCGAACTCTTCAGCCCAGGCAAGGGAGAATCGGCAACCTCGGGAGTAAAGCTTTGAGGCATATTAGTTTGCGAGAGATTCTCACCACTATTGCCAGGCGTGCACGCTCCTAAAAAGACGAGAATCACTAAGTA
Coding sequences within it:
- a CDS encoding thioredoxin domain-containing protein; protein product: MRFVYLVILVFLGACTPGNSGENLSQTNMPQSFTPEVADSPLPGLKSSTSIPSAYLQAYKSAGKDYVPRTHHLNDDGSAKYINRLIFQESPYLRQHAHNPVNWHPWGPEAFARAEAEGKLIFLSVGYSTCHWCHVMERESFEDKEIAGYINANYIPIKVDREERPDVDKIYMSAVQMLVGRGGWPMTVFMTFDKLPVFGGTYFPPRDGVRGTRRGFLSILKEYRERYLSHPNELVLEAQDIATRVVQNSKPRPGVGVPNAGAIVRTANTLVSSFDSVHGGFGRAPKFPRSHNLEFLARYYRRSNDRSALKAYVTTLSKMAAGGMYDQVGGGFHRYSVDAKWLVPHFEKMLYDNAQLVVAYLEGFQLTGRGDFSRVATETLDYVAREMTFSGGGFYSATDADSPALNGHDEEGLFFTWTPQEIDNVLKDKTQSLLVKNYYGVTARGNFEGRSILNVTQPLDHIARALDLSLNEAMDLVDDAKTKLYDVRLTRKPPILDDKIIASWNGLMISAFAKGAAVLGRDDYLRSAQKAAEFAMEKLWDGQRLGRAWRMGKVRYDGYLDDYAFMIAGLLDLYEVSQNEKWLGAAVELQAVLDRDFKDSAGGYFFVAESKDNLLARDKPAYDGAIPAGNSVEVLNLLRLSLLTGLSEYDTQARRAISSFGQTLVRGGRSMPKMLAALDFLLDEALQIIVVRPDSAPDKGVLSHVIQERFLPNRVLLYAKDSEIAELSRKVELVAGKKSVGGKPTAYVCRGTTCSLPLNTASGLKKELDKVTLYEL